From one Chryseobacterium sp. 3008163 genomic stretch:
- a CDS encoding SusC/RagA family TonB-linked outer membrane protein, giving the protein MNKLTASILALVLTSSFAMVNAQETQGDTLRTQDIREVVVTGALGLKKRQDAVTSTNQVVNNAEITQANNPNAVQALTGKVSGLQINTTDNSVNSTTRVVLRGPRSISGNNQALVVIDGVISTLGILQNLPPEIIENMNIIKGMQGSALYGERGSNGVIVVTTRRGTKSERLQFSLTNSIDFSSVFKMPYRQTQYGQGYPGDTFDTTDYGGANWTPYENTNWGPAYSSALGGQSLLVGMPLADNSWRRETFSFKEDGMKNFFKTGVLMQNGLSVTSGGEDSYVFLSVNRAENDFVVQNDNLKRNNFILKAGKKLGKLRIDGNVNYLDTRTSNTSSSLYGQLLQTSSNVDVRQFRNALPDASYTIYNVNPYWTIDNNRTDTKDRTFTGLINLEYKLSDHISFTYAGTAVSGSTIQESHLNAFAFDRVYDGTGTPIDGTSPTDYGADPIVSNYYKSVSSSFRYYGDLMANFDYDLTNDLNLKVNVGHNIQDTSSSIAQVGGENLQIPGWYHINNVLQPDKFYNLNNNTTRQRSFAWFANLDLAYKDFLYFNSTFRYEKSSVTSVNPVTIEGVQLPFSNKGYPYYSFGASFIPTKAFESIKGKVLNYAKVSLGYSKVGNSGTIPVYGLDRVGAFPIGYPFGNLSSYLPTTTIYAQDIEPEFFISKEASIQLGFFKDRITFEGSVYRNDNDNFITTITTSTASGISNFQDNIGDSRNQGYELDLGFTPIKTKDFEWKVRGSYSTYDTEILSLADGVDEVALYNSTTTNAGIFAVKGESFPVIKGTKYQRDPSGNIIVNANGNPLSTTTFEVLGKVNPDYVVGINTSFKFKGLTLSATADYRTGNSFVSLAKASLGTTGSSEKTGDFDRSQGYVIPNSVQLVNGQYVVNSTPVGNDASYFGVMNYFTTSAYTSVGEEFVVDGTALKVREIALSYDLPKSILKNTFVNSLAVGVYARNPFFIYAKDNRNYNDPETANTNGNAGGFAVTGQYPSMRTFGFNLNVTF; this is encoded by the coding sequence ATGAATAAATTAACTGCAAGTATTTTAGCTTTGGTTCTTACATCCTCCTTTGCGATGGTAAATGCTCAAGAAACACAAGGCGACACTCTGAGAACTCAGGATATTCGTGAGGTAGTGGTAACAGGAGCATTAGGTCTTAAGAAAAGACAGGATGCTGTAACATCTACCAATCAAGTAGTAAATAATGCTGAAATTACTCAAGCTAACAACCCTAATGCAGTTCAAGCATTAACAGGTAAAGTTTCTGGATTACAGATTAATACAACCGATAATTCTGTAAATTCTACAACAAGAGTTGTTTTAAGAGGTCCAAGATCGATTTCAGGGAATAATCAAGCACTAGTTGTTATCGATGGTGTGATTTCCACATTAGGAATTTTACAAAATTTACCTCCTGAAATCATTGAAAATATGAATATCATTAAAGGTATGCAGGGGTCTGCTTTGTATGGTGAGAGAGGAAGTAATGGTGTTATTGTAGTTACAACAAGGAGAGGAACTAAGTCAGAAAGATTACAGTTTAGCCTTACAAATTCAATTGATTTTTCAAGTGTTTTTAAAATGCCTTATAGGCAAACACAGTATGGGCAAGGGTATCCAGGCGATACTTTTGATACTACTGATTATGGTGGTGCAAATTGGACACCATATGAGAATACCAACTGGGGACCTGCTTATTCATCAGCTTTAGGAGGGCAATCATTACTAGTAGGAATGCCACTAGCTGATAATTCTTGGCGTAGAGAGACATTTAGTTTTAAAGAAGATGGAATGAAAAATTTCTTTAAAACAGGAGTTTTGATGCAAAATGGCTTATCAGTAACATCAGGAGGAGAAGACTCTTACGTTTTCTTGTCAGTAAACAGAGCTGAAAATGATTTTGTTGTTCAAAATGATAATTTAAAGCGAAATAATTTTATTTTAAAAGCTGGAAAGAAATTAGGTAAACTGAGAATTGATGGGAACGTTAACTACTTAGATACGAGAACGTCGAATACCAGCTCAAGTCTTTATGGTCAGTTACTTCAGACTTCTAGTAATGTTGATGTTAGACAATTTAGAAATGCTCTTCCGGATGCTAGTTACACTATTTATAATGTTAATCCTTACTGGACTATAGATAATAATAGAACAGATACTAAAGATAGAACTTTTACAGGATTGATTAATTTGGAATATAAACTAAGTGATCATATTTCATTTACATATGCAGGAACTGCTGTTTCAGGTTCTACAATCCAAGAAAGTCATTTAAATGCGTTTGCATTTGATAGAGTTTATGATGGTACAGGTACTCCTATTGATGGTACTTCTCCTACAGATTATGGTGCTGATCCAATTGTGTCAAATTATTACAAATCTGTATCTTCTAGTTTTAGATATTATGGTGATTTGATGGCTAATTTTGATTACGATTTAACGAATGATTTAAATTTAAAAGTTAATGTAGGTCATAATATTCAAGATACATCCAGCTCAATCGCTCAGGTTGGAGGTGAAAATCTTCAGATTCCGGGATGGTATCATATTAACAATGTATTACAACCAGATAAATTTTATAATCTAAATAATAATACTACTAGACAAAGGTCTTTTGCTTGGTTTGCAAATTTAGATTTAGCATATAAGGATTTCTTATATTTTAATTCAACATTCAGATATGAAAAAAGTTCAGTTACAAGTGTTAATCCTGTAACTATAGAAGGCGTTCAACTGCCATTTAGTAATAAAGGATATCCATATTATTCATTTGGAGCTTCATTTATTCCTACAAAAGCTTTTGAAAGTATTAAAGGAAAAGTTTTAAACTATGCGAAGGTAAGTTTAGGGTATAGTAAAGTAGGGAATTCAGGAACTATTCCTGTATATGGGCTAGATAGAGTTGGTGCTTTCCCAATAGGATATCCTTTCGGTAATCTTTCGTCTTATCTTCCTACAACTACTATATATGCTCAAGATATTGAACCTGAATTCTTCATTTCAAAAGAAGCATCAATACAATTAGGTTTCTTTAAAGATAGAATTACTTTTGAAGGTTCTGTTTATAGAAATGATAATGACAACTTTATTACTACAATTACTACTTCAACTGCATCAGGAATTAGTAATTTTCAGGACAATATCGGAGATAGTAGAAACCAAGGGTACGAATTGGATTTAGGATTTACGCCTATTAAAACAAAAGACTTTGAATGGAAAGTTAGAGGGTCTTATTCAACTTATGATACTGAAATTTTATCATTAGCAGATGGTGTTGATGAAGTGGCATTGTATAATTCAACTACTACAAACGCAGGTATTTTTGCAGTTAAAGGAGAAAGTTTTCCAGTAATTAAAGGAACCAAGTATCAAAGAGATCCAAGTGGAAATATTATTGTGAACGCAAATGGTAATCCTTTGTCTACCACTACTTTTGAAGTTCTTGGAAAAGTGAACCCTGATTACGTAGTTGGTATCAATACTTCATTTAAATTCAAAGGACTTACTCTAAGTGCTACTGCAGATTACCGAACTGGAAATAGCTTTGTTTCTTTGGCTAAAGCAAGCTTAGGAACTACAGGGTCTTCTGAAAAAACAGGTGATTTTGATAGATCTCAAGGATATGTAATTCCAAATTCAGTTCAGTTAGTTAATGGGCAATATGTTGTTAATAGTACACCCGTAGGTAATGATGCAAGCTATTTCGGAGTAATGAATTACTTTACAACGTCGGCTTATACATCTGTAGGTGAAGAATTCGTTGTAGATGGGACAGCATTAAAAGTTAGAGAAATTGCTTTATCTTATGATTTACCAAAATCAATTCTTAAAAATACTTTTGTTAATTCATTAGCAGTAGGTGTATATGCAAGAAATCCATTCTTCATTTATGCTAAAGATAATAGAAACTATAACGATCCGGAAACTGCTAACACAAACGGAAATGCAGGAGGATTTGCAGTTACAGGACAATATCCTAGTATGAGAACTTTTGGTTTTAATCTTAATGTAACTTTTTAA
- the yidC gene encoding membrane protein insertase YidC, with protein MQQNNGLDKSQIISFAVLCLVLFGFMFYFQRNDQEAEKLKAEQQKTEQAKNPVKQTPAADINPNVTPNAIQVSNLENKQLKLEFSSLGGQVSKVELLEYKAYDHKTDKADLPLNLITKNNSSYGFQFKDKSGKPVNTKDLVFSPTVAGNAVTLTANYNGAVIQFIYTLLDKYTVDFKVRTQGLAKVTSATKADFLWNYSVRNLEKGRAQEQTHSEFSYVFDNYKKYEYDGRTTMDEPEETINWIGVKQQFFASVIEAKNGFTKSKGNQESIEEGEYLKKLDYEGEVQMSGSELNQDFTWYFMPLDLKLLSSYENKNFDEILPLGWSFIGAMNRYFFMWLYGIIAGWGISAGWVIFLMTIIVKLILSPIMYKQHKLSAMMKVIRPEIDEANAKFKDADPMKKQQATMEIYRKAGVNQMAGCLPALVQIPIFYALFRFFPNFIDLRGQGFWFAKDLTAYDDLIKLPFSVPFLGEHLSVFAIACTIVILIYTVMTSGNMQQPQQEGMPNMKVIMYIFPITFLFFLNTSASGLSWYYFVSNAINILIILVIKYVILDEKKIHAQIQANKEKPKAEGKFQKRMREMMEKAQDAQKTQEQQKGKKK; from the coding sequence ATGCAACAGAACAACGGACTCGATAAAAGTCAGATTATTAGTTTTGCGGTTTTATGTTTGGTCCTTTTCGGATTCATGTTTTATTTCCAGAGAAATGATCAGGAAGCAGAAAAGCTGAAAGCTGAGCAACAGAAAACAGAACAGGCAAAAAATCCCGTAAAGCAAACTCCGGCAGCCGATATCAATCCTAATGTGACTCCGAATGCTATTCAAGTTTCAAATTTGGAAAACAAACAACTGAAACTTGAGTTTTCAAGCTTAGGAGGTCAGGTTTCAAAGGTTGAGCTTTTAGAATATAAAGCGTACGATCATAAAACCGATAAGGCAGATCTTCCGCTTAATCTGATTACTAAAAATAACTCGAGCTACGGTTTTCAGTTCAAAGATAAATCCGGGAAACCGGTTAATACAAAAGATTTGGTTTTCTCACCTACTGTTGCAGGTAATGCTGTAACGTTGACTGCCAATTATAACGGAGCTGTGATTCAGTTTATTTATACTTTATTAGATAAATATACGGTAGATTTCAAAGTAAGAACACAAGGTCTTGCTAAAGTAACTTCAGCTACGAAAGCAGACTTCCTTTGGAATTACAGTGTGAGAAATCTCGAAAAAGGTAGAGCACAGGAGCAGACTCACTCAGAATTCTCTTATGTTTTTGATAATTATAAGAAGTATGAGTACGACGGTAGAACCACGATGGACGAGCCGGAGGAAACGATAAACTGGATTGGTGTAAAGCAACAGTTTTTCGCATCTGTAATCGAAGCGAAAAACGGATTTACGAAAAGCAAGGGTAATCAGGAGTCTATCGAAGAAGGTGAGTATCTGAAAAAACTAGACTACGAAGGTGAGGTTCAGATGTCAGGAAGTGAGCTGAATCAGGATTTTACCTGGTATTTTATGCCATTGGACTTAAAACTTTTAAGTTCTTATGAAAACAAAAATTTTGACGAAATCTTACCATTAGGTTGGTCATTCATAGGAGCAATGAACCGTTATTTCTTCATGTGGTTATACGGAATTATTGCAGGCTGGGGGATATCCGCAGGTTGGGTGATTTTCTTAATGACGATTATCGTAAAATTAATCTTGTCGCCAATTATGTACAAGCAGCATAAATTGAGTGCGATGATGAAAGTGATTCGTCCGGAAATTGACGAAGCTAATGCGAAATTCAAGGATGCAGATCCGATGAAAAAGCAGCAGGCTACAATGGAAATCTACAGAAAAGCAGGAGTTAATCAAATGGCGGGATGTCTTCCGGCATTGGTGCAGATTCCTATTTTCTATGCATTGTTCAGATTCTTTCCAAACTTTATTGATCTGAGAGGTCAGGGATTTTGGTTTGCAAAAGATCTTACAGCTTATGATGATTTAATTAAATTACCATTCAGTGTACCGTTTTTGGGTGAACATTTAAGTGTATTTGCAATTGCATGTACGATTGTAATCTTAATCTATACCGTAATGACTTCAGGAAATATGCAGCAGCCACAACAGGAAGGTATGCCGAATATGAAAGTGATTATGTATATTTTCCCGATCACCTTCTTATTCTTCCTTAATACTTCAGCATCAGGTTTATCTTGGTATTATTTTGTATCGAATGCAATTAATATTTTGATCATCCTAGTTATAAAGTATGTGATTTTGGATGAAAAGAAAATTCATGCACAGATTCAGGCAAATAAAGAGAAACCAAAAGCAGAAGGGAAGTTCCAGAAACGAATGAGGGAAATGATGGAAAAAGCTCAGGATGCACAGAAAACGCAGGAGCAACAAAAAGGTAAAAAGAAATAA